A DNA window from Coffea arabica cultivar ET-39 chromosome 6c, Coffea Arabica ET-39 HiFi, whole genome shotgun sequence contains the following coding sequences:
- the LOC113693719 gene encoding probable chlorophyll(ide) b reductase NYC1, chloroplastic isoform X1 yields MATMAKLHVSPYTKWTVHSPPVRQGFPPSILTWDSVSVKGRCRIRFRPCRSFRSEDEPNERVSKGEILKGKNGLQSKTTADEVLRAIRSFVWKFSKPSSRSQALEQLEEKLSGVAIQIARYIVTMMSTGAILLIGFRLSGGDGQMNELIWYSWLGGIIIGTMIGSNMVLDEVSRAGPRNVVITGSTRGLGKALAREFLLSGDRVVVASRSPKSVNTTIKELEENLKQVLISSDVSSSKKLAQAKVVGIACDVSVPTDVKKLANYAIKELGSIDIWVNNAGMNKGFRPLLQFTDDDIQQIVSTNLVGSILCTREAMRIMQSQKLGGHIFNMDGAGSGGSSTPLTAVYGSTKCGLRQLQSSLLKECRRSNVGVHTASPGMVLTDLLLSGSSIKNKQMFNIICELPETVARTLVPRMRVVKGSGKAINYLTPPRILLALVTAWLRWGRWFDDQGRALYAAEADRLRNWAENRTRFSFTDAMEMYTENTWVSVFSLSVVCAFIILSSTTS; encoded by the exons ATGGCCACCATGGCAAAGTTGCACGTGTCACCTTATACCAAATGGACGGTCCATTCGCCGCCGGTCCGGCAAGGTTTCCCTCCTAGTATTTTGACGTGGGATTCCGTTAGTGTAAAGGGTCGTTGTAGAATTCGGTTTAGACCATGCAGGTCTTTCAGGTCCGAGGACGAACCGAACGAAAGAGTGAGCaaaggtgaaattttgaagggaaaAAATGGGTTGCAGTCCAAGACTACTGCCGATGAAGTATTGCGGGCTATTCGCTCTTTTGTTTGGAAATTTTCGAAGCCCAGCTCACGATCGCAAGCTTTGGAGCAGTTGGAGGAGAAGTTATCGGGG GTGGCTATTCAAATTGCAAGATACATCGTGACAATGATGAGCACTGGTGCTATATTATTGATCGGTTTTCGGTTGTCAG GTGGTGATGGCCAGATGAACGAGTTGATATGGTATAGTTGGCTTGGAGGGATCATTATCGGGACTATGATTGGTTCCAATATGGTGCTGGACGAAGTGAGCAGAGCTGGGCCTCGCAATGTTGTCATAACTGGCAG TACAAGGGGATTGGGGAAAGCTCTTGCTCGTGAATTTTTACTCTCTGGGGACCGAGTAGTTGTTGCTTCACGCAG TCCTAAGTCCGTCAACACAACTATTAAAGAGCTTGAAGAAAATCTCAAGCAAGTCTTGATCAGCTCAGATGTTTCATCAAGTAAAAAGTTGGCACAAGCAAAGGTGGTGGGCATTGCATGTGATGTCTCTGTACCTACTGATGTGAAGAAATTGGCAAACTATGCAATCAAGGAACTTGGTTCTATTGACATCTGG GTAAATAATGCTGGGATGAACAAAGGTTTCAGACCCTTACTGCAATTTACTGATGATGATATTCAACAG ATTGTCTCCACAAATCTGGTTGGGTCCATTCTTTGTACTCGTGAAGCCATGCGGATAATGCAAAGCCAAAAACTGGGAGGACACATATTCAACATGGATGGTGCAGGTTCTGGAGGATCTAGTACCCCCCTCACAGCTGT GTATGGGTCGACAAAATGTGGTCTTAGGCAGCTACAATCATCACTTCTGAAGGAATGCAGACGATCAAATGTTGGAGTGCATACAGCCTCTCCTGGCATGGTGCTGACAGATTTGTTGTTGAG TGGCTCAAGTATAAAAAACAAACAGATGTTTAACATCATCTGTGAGCTGCCTGAGACAGTTGCAAGAACGTTAGTTCCACGTATGCGTGTTGTAAAGGGTAGTGGGAAGGCCATTAATTATTTGACTCCACCAAGGATCTTGCTTGCTTTGGTTACTGCATGGCTTCGATGGGGTCGTTGGTTTGATGACCAG GGAAGAGCATTATACGCTGCCGAGGCAGACCGGCTCCGCAACTGGGCAGAAAATCGGACTCGTTTTTCTTTCACAGATGCCATGGAGATGTACACTGAAAACACTTGGGTTTCAGTCTTCTCTCTTTCAGTTGTCTGCGCTTTCATCATCCTATCGAGTACAACCAGCTAG
- the LOC113693719 gene encoding probable chlorophyll(ide) b reductase NYC1, chloroplastic isoform X2 yields the protein MATMAKLHVSPYTKWTVHSPPVRQGFPPSILTWDSVSVKGRCRIRFRPCRSFRSEDEPNERVSKGEILKGKNGLQSKTTADEVLRAIRSFVWKFSKPSSRSQALEQLEEKLSGVAIQIARYIVTMMSTGAILLIGFRLSGGDGQMNELIWYSWLGGIIIGTMIGSNMVLDEVSRAGPRNVVITGSTRGLGKALAREFLLSGDRVVVASRSPKSVNTTIKELEENLKQVLISSDVSSSKKLAQAKVVGIACDVSVPTDVKKLANYAIKELGSIDIWIVSTNLVGSILCTREAMRIMQSQKLGGHIFNMDGAGSGGSSTPLTAVYGSTKCGLRQLQSSLLKECRRSNVGVHTASPGMVLTDLLLSGSSIKNKQMFNIICELPETVARTLVPRMRVVKGSGKAINYLTPPRILLALVTAWLRWGRWFDDQGRALYAAEADRLRNWAENRTRFSFTDAMEMYTENTWVSVFSLSVVCAFIILSSTTS from the exons ATGGCCACCATGGCAAAGTTGCACGTGTCACCTTATACCAAATGGACGGTCCATTCGCCGCCGGTCCGGCAAGGTTTCCCTCCTAGTATTTTGACGTGGGATTCCGTTAGTGTAAAGGGTCGTTGTAGAATTCGGTTTAGACCATGCAGGTCTTTCAGGTCCGAGGACGAACCGAACGAAAGAGTGAGCaaaggtgaaattttgaagggaaaAAATGGGTTGCAGTCCAAGACTACTGCCGATGAAGTATTGCGGGCTATTCGCTCTTTTGTTTGGAAATTTTCGAAGCCCAGCTCACGATCGCAAGCTTTGGAGCAGTTGGAGGAGAAGTTATCGGGG GTGGCTATTCAAATTGCAAGATACATCGTGACAATGATGAGCACTGGTGCTATATTATTGATCGGTTTTCGGTTGTCAG GTGGTGATGGCCAGATGAACGAGTTGATATGGTATAGTTGGCTTGGAGGGATCATTATCGGGACTATGATTGGTTCCAATATGGTGCTGGACGAAGTGAGCAGAGCTGGGCCTCGCAATGTTGTCATAACTGGCAG TACAAGGGGATTGGGGAAAGCTCTTGCTCGTGAATTTTTACTCTCTGGGGACCGAGTAGTTGTTGCTTCACGCAG TCCTAAGTCCGTCAACACAACTATTAAAGAGCTTGAAGAAAATCTCAAGCAAGTCTTGATCAGCTCAGATGTTTCATCAAGTAAAAAGTTGGCACAAGCAAAGGTGGTGGGCATTGCATGTGATGTCTCTGTACCTACTGATGTGAAGAAATTGGCAAACTATGCAATCAAGGAACTTGGTTCTATTGACATCTGG ATTGTCTCCACAAATCTGGTTGGGTCCATTCTTTGTACTCGTGAAGCCATGCGGATAATGCAAAGCCAAAAACTGGGAGGACACATATTCAACATGGATGGTGCAGGTTCTGGAGGATCTAGTACCCCCCTCACAGCTGT GTATGGGTCGACAAAATGTGGTCTTAGGCAGCTACAATCATCACTTCTGAAGGAATGCAGACGATCAAATGTTGGAGTGCATACAGCCTCTCCTGGCATGGTGCTGACAGATTTGTTGTTGAG TGGCTCAAGTATAAAAAACAAACAGATGTTTAACATCATCTGTGAGCTGCCTGAGACAGTTGCAAGAACGTTAGTTCCACGTATGCGTGTTGTAAAGGGTAGTGGGAAGGCCATTAATTATTTGACTCCACCAAGGATCTTGCTTGCTTTGGTTACTGCATGGCTTCGATGGGGTCGTTGGTTTGATGACCAG GGAAGAGCATTATACGCTGCCGAGGCAGACCGGCTCCGCAACTGGGCAGAAAATCGGACTCGTTTTTCTTTCACAGATGCCATGGAGATGTACACTGAAAACACTTGGGTTTCAGTCTTCTCTCTTTCAGTTGTCTGCGCTTTCATCATCCTATCGAGTACAACCAGCTAG
- the LOC113693719 gene encoding probable chlorophyll(ide) b reductase NYC1, chloroplastic isoform X3, whose amino-acid sequence MATMAKLHVSPYTKWTVHSPPVRQGFPPSILTWDSVSVKGRCRIRFRPCRSFRSEDEPNERVSKGEILKGKNGLQSKTTADEVLRAIRSFVWKFSKPSSRSQALEQLEEKLSGVAIQIARYIVTMMSTGAILLIGFRLSGGDGQMNELIWYSWLGGIIIGTMIGSNMVLDEVSRAGPRNVVITGSTRGLGKALAREFLLSGDRVVVASRSPKSVNTTIKELEENLKQVLISSDVSSSKKLAQAKVVGIACDVSVPTDVKKLANYAIKELGSIDIWVNNAGMNKGFRPLLQFTDDDIQQIVSTNLVGSILCTREAMRIMQSQKLGGHIFNMDGAGSGGSSTPLTAVYGSTKCGLRQLQSSLLKECRRSNVGVHTASPGMVLTDLLLSGSSIKNKQMFNIICELPETVARTLVPRMRVVKGSGKAINYLTPPRILLALVTAWLRWGRWFDDQFKLMNPATGKNSDVFMCSDLLKVEASC is encoded by the exons ATGGCCACCATGGCAAAGTTGCACGTGTCACCTTATACCAAATGGACGGTCCATTCGCCGCCGGTCCGGCAAGGTTTCCCTCCTAGTATTTTGACGTGGGATTCCGTTAGTGTAAAGGGTCGTTGTAGAATTCGGTTTAGACCATGCAGGTCTTTCAGGTCCGAGGACGAACCGAACGAAAGAGTGAGCaaaggtgaaattttgaagggaaaAAATGGGTTGCAGTCCAAGACTACTGCCGATGAAGTATTGCGGGCTATTCGCTCTTTTGTTTGGAAATTTTCGAAGCCCAGCTCACGATCGCAAGCTTTGGAGCAGTTGGAGGAGAAGTTATCGGGG GTGGCTATTCAAATTGCAAGATACATCGTGACAATGATGAGCACTGGTGCTATATTATTGATCGGTTTTCGGTTGTCAG GTGGTGATGGCCAGATGAACGAGTTGATATGGTATAGTTGGCTTGGAGGGATCATTATCGGGACTATGATTGGTTCCAATATGGTGCTGGACGAAGTGAGCAGAGCTGGGCCTCGCAATGTTGTCATAACTGGCAG TACAAGGGGATTGGGGAAAGCTCTTGCTCGTGAATTTTTACTCTCTGGGGACCGAGTAGTTGTTGCTTCACGCAG TCCTAAGTCCGTCAACACAACTATTAAAGAGCTTGAAGAAAATCTCAAGCAAGTCTTGATCAGCTCAGATGTTTCATCAAGTAAAAAGTTGGCACAAGCAAAGGTGGTGGGCATTGCATGTGATGTCTCTGTACCTACTGATGTGAAGAAATTGGCAAACTATGCAATCAAGGAACTTGGTTCTATTGACATCTGG GTAAATAATGCTGGGATGAACAAAGGTTTCAGACCCTTACTGCAATTTACTGATGATGATATTCAACAG ATTGTCTCCACAAATCTGGTTGGGTCCATTCTTTGTACTCGTGAAGCCATGCGGATAATGCAAAGCCAAAAACTGGGAGGACACATATTCAACATGGATGGTGCAGGTTCTGGAGGATCTAGTACCCCCCTCACAGCTGT GTATGGGTCGACAAAATGTGGTCTTAGGCAGCTACAATCATCACTTCTGAAGGAATGCAGACGATCAAATGTTGGAGTGCATACAGCCTCTCCTGGCATGGTGCTGACAGATTTGTTGTTGAG TGGCTCAAGTATAAAAAACAAACAGATGTTTAACATCATCTGTGAGCTGCCTGAGACAGTTGCAAGAACGTTAGTTCCACGTATGCGTGTTGTAAAGGGTAGTGGGAAGGCCATTAATTATTTGACTCCACCAAGGATCTTGCTTGCTTTGGTTACTGCATGGCTTCGATGGGGTCGTTGGTTTGATGACCAG TTCAAGTTGATGAATCCAGCCACAGGAAAGAATTCAGATGTTTTTATGTGTTCTGACCTGTTGAAAGTGGAGGCGTCCTGTTAA
- the LOC113693719 gene encoding probable chlorophyll(ide) b reductase NYC1, chloroplastic isoform X4 gives MATMAKLHVSPYTKWTVHSPPVRQGFPPSILTWDSVSVKGRCRIRFRPCRSFRSEDEPNERVSKGEILKGKNGLQSKTTADEVLRAIRSFVWKFSKPSSRSQALEQLEEKLSGVAIQIARYIVTMMSTGAILLIGFRLSGGDGQMNELIWYSWLGGIIIGTMIGSNMVLDEVSRAGPRNVVITGSTRGLGKALAREFLLSGDRVVVASRSPKSVNTTIKELEENLKQVLISSDVSSSKKLAQAKVVGIACDVSVPTDVKKLANYAIKELGSIDIWVNNAGMNKGFRPLLQFTDDDIQQIVSTNLVGSILCTREAMRIMQSQKLGGHIFNMDGAGSGGSSTPLTAVYGSTKCGLRQLQSSLLKECRRSNVGVHTASPGMVLTDLLLREEHYTLPRQTGSATGQKIGLVFLSQMPWRCTLKTLGFQSSLFQLSALSSSYRVQPARDQLGREVGGML, from the exons ATGGCCACCATGGCAAAGTTGCACGTGTCACCTTATACCAAATGGACGGTCCATTCGCCGCCGGTCCGGCAAGGTTTCCCTCCTAGTATTTTGACGTGGGATTCCGTTAGTGTAAAGGGTCGTTGTAGAATTCGGTTTAGACCATGCAGGTCTTTCAGGTCCGAGGACGAACCGAACGAAAGAGTGAGCaaaggtgaaattttgaagggaaaAAATGGGTTGCAGTCCAAGACTACTGCCGATGAAGTATTGCGGGCTATTCGCTCTTTTGTTTGGAAATTTTCGAAGCCCAGCTCACGATCGCAAGCTTTGGAGCAGTTGGAGGAGAAGTTATCGGGG GTGGCTATTCAAATTGCAAGATACATCGTGACAATGATGAGCACTGGTGCTATATTATTGATCGGTTTTCGGTTGTCAG GTGGTGATGGCCAGATGAACGAGTTGATATGGTATAGTTGGCTTGGAGGGATCATTATCGGGACTATGATTGGTTCCAATATGGTGCTGGACGAAGTGAGCAGAGCTGGGCCTCGCAATGTTGTCATAACTGGCAG TACAAGGGGATTGGGGAAAGCTCTTGCTCGTGAATTTTTACTCTCTGGGGACCGAGTAGTTGTTGCTTCACGCAG TCCTAAGTCCGTCAACACAACTATTAAAGAGCTTGAAGAAAATCTCAAGCAAGTCTTGATCAGCTCAGATGTTTCATCAAGTAAAAAGTTGGCACAAGCAAAGGTGGTGGGCATTGCATGTGATGTCTCTGTACCTACTGATGTGAAGAAATTGGCAAACTATGCAATCAAGGAACTTGGTTCTATTGACATCTGG GTAAATAATGCTGGGATGAACAAAGGTTTCAGACCCTTACTGCAATTTACTGATGATGATATTCAACAG ATTGTCTCCACAAATCTGGTTGGGTCCATTCTTTGTACTCGTGAAGCCATGCGGATAATGCAAAGCCAAAAACTGGGAGGACACATATTCAACATGGATGGTGCAGGTTCTGGAGGATCTAGTACCCCCCTCACAGCTGT GTATGGGTCGACAAAATGTGGTCTTAGGCAGCTACAATCATCACTTCTGAAGGAATGCAGACGATCAAATGTTGGAGTGCATACAGCCTCTCCTGGCATGGTGCTGACAGATTTGTTGTTGAG GGAAGAGCATTATACGCTGCCGAGGCAGACCGGCTCCGCAACTGGGCAGAAAATCGGACTCGTTTTTCTTTCACAGATGCCATGGAGATGTACACTGAAAACACTTGGGTTTCAGTCTTCTCTCTTTCAGTTGTCTGCGCTTTCATCATCCTATCGAGTACAACCAGCTAGAGATCAATTGGGGAGAGAAGTAGGTGGCATGCTCTAA